AAACAAAGTGGGAATGGGGTCTTGGTGCCAAGACAATTTATGGATCTTGGGTTGGCTAGTAATGTTGATACTAATGAACCTTCTCATTCTTCCTCAGTGGGAAGAAGTCAGGATCTCTCAAAGTCGCCAATAAACAATGAGGTAGCATCCAAGGAATTTGACACCAAGAAGAATGGGAATGCTAGTGATGAAGGATTTGATCAAGACAAGAAGGAATTTGGAAGGGCAAATGAAAGAGAAGACAGTCCCTCAGAAGGGGTTGCCGCTAATACCAATGTTCCAAAGTTTAGTCCTCCAAGAAACGTTGATCAAGCTGAGGCTACCATGAGAAAGGCAAGGGTTTCTGTCAGAGCTCGATCAGAGGCACCCATGGTCAGTTTCCTGtacataacaatttaaatacacattttttagtattatttaagCCATTCTAGAATAAGGATTGGAATTCATTTTGGTAATCTGCATAATCCTTTCATTATATAGAGTAGTACTGAAATTATAATTCTAATGGGAAAGCACCACAGTCaagttttgtcttttttttttttttcaatttgcaaAGGccttataaaaaattgtttattgtttCAGATCACTGATGGGTGTCAATGGAGAAAGTATGGGCAGAAGATGGCCAAAGGAAACCCATGTCCTCGAGCATATTATAGATGTACCATGGCAGCAGGTTGCCCAGTGAGAAAACAGGTAGGTGAAGTCCATTCTCAATCTCAATTTCTTACAAATTAAGTTGCAAATCTCAAATACTTCAACAAGAAATGAAGATTAGTTTGATATTAGTTTAGCAAAAGTGATAgctataaataaatagtatgcaataaaattgaagtaTGGGACTTGGATCATTCTTCAACACAGTTGAACAGTAGAATAAAGTTAGGTATATTTGTGTGTAAACAGGTGCAAAGGTGTGCTGAAGACCGATCAATACTGATCACAACATATGAAGGGAATCACAATCACCCTTTGCCTCCAGCAGCTATTGCAATGGCACAAACAACTTCTGCAGCAGCTAGAATGCTGCTATCAGGATCTATGTCAAGTGCTGATGGCCTAATGAATGGAAACTTCCTCACAAGGACACTGCTCCCTTGCTCTTCTAGCATGGCCACTATCTCTGCATCAGCACCCTTCCCAACTGTTACATTGGATTTGACTCAGTCTCCAAACCCACTACAGTTCCCAAAGCCCCCAAACCAATTCCAAATCCCTTTCCCTGGTGTCCCTCACAACTTTGCCAATTCCTCAGCCTCATTGCTGCCTCAGATATTTGGGCAGGCACTCTATAACCAGTCCAAGTTTTCTGGCCTCCAAATGTCTCAAGATGCAGACAGTTCCCAGTTGAGTAACCAATCTCAACGGCCACCACCGCACCTTGCTGACACGGTCAGTGCTGCCACTGCTGCCATTGCAGCTGACCCCAACTTCACGGCAGCTTTGGCAGCAGCCATCACTTCTATCATTGGGGTTGCACAGCCAAACAACAACACCAGTACCAATAATAATGGCTCCACATCCAACAACACAAGCAATGCCAATATTacatcaaacaacaacaaataaaatcagCAATTCCAATTTCTCAGGGAATTGAACAGTTGAACTAGTTATACTTTTATAGttcacaaatttcaaaatttttgttagataaatttgattttttttccctGTCAAAATGGGctcaaattaatttatgtcGAGCCAAATACTTCTTTTATCTCTTACATTTGTTCACTCAGGATATATTGTTATAAGACGGATAgctgatattcttttcttttttatatgtcTGTGGTCAAAGTTGTATGACATAAGTAGAAAATAATGTGACATttacatataaaagaaaacagatTAGTTTTGGATTTGGAAATGAATGGAAAAGGTTGGTTTTTGTTGCATCTTTgtgtttgatgatgatgatgatagaaGATAAAAGAAGGGATATAGTAGGTGTTTCTTGAAGCAAATGGCAGTGGCtagaaggaaggaaaaagggGTAAAGAAAAGCGTCTGTGATGTGATTCCTGGGACACGTGAAGAAGtatgagaaaaaaagataagagaCAAGGGGACATTTTCAAGTTCCCTTTTCCATTCTTATCAGACCAAATGGATCATATGCCTCCtgctctctttttcttctcatttttcattttcatggtTTGCTCACTTCCTCTACCTCATTCCCACTCActccaattttatttatatttttttaatttagaaattttataacTCAACAATTAATAGGTTCACTTCCTCAAAtaatcttttcttaaattaatttattttatgtatttattaaactacaaaaattaattagtttgactcatttatttataaagacacatttaataTTCACTCTCTTACCTAATTGAAAATTGAAGTGTCactatataattaaacaaacaaataaattacagGTTAAATATCTTTCTTATTATTatcaaactttaatatattttgtttttccaatctaaaaaattatagatataatcttttaattcaacttcttaaattttttttgccatgttaaattgtattttaaagttatatttaaactatttataccatttaatatgttttagtttaaaTGTCAGTTTATAAtacgtaaaaaaattaatattattggattaaaacgattatattcatttatttttaaagtttaaaaataaaaaatatattaaaagtttaaaacatacacgaatattaatttgtgttcaaattataataaaccGACTTAACCTAAGGTTAGACGGAGGaaaggatgatgatgaagaatcaatgtttgaaatgaaaaaaaataaaaaaatccaaaaaagaaaataataacaataattacttgaaagatgattttttttaaataaaataagaattgaatttagaaaaaaaattaaagataataagactaaaatatattgaaaccaaaatattaattaaaattatttttttatcactatGGAAGCTTTTATCATTGatgattatttacttttattgatatttttttatgtatttaatttagttttagattaaattaattttctcttttgtaaaattttaatataccgTGTGTGAGAATTTTTAGTACAATATTATTAAGTACACCTTCCCTccatgaaaatagaaaagtataCTGTGAAATAAacattctttatatatataattgattttattattataatggaagtgaaaaaaagttatagatGGATAactttgttttaagaaaaatttattgacataactaatttttattagaaatattatgttttgactcttttattaaataaaaaccacttgacaactttattttaataatatatattaataatttaatgtaaaacatacaaaaatatagtttaaaatttgaaaatgcaaTGTATTGTAAAATGAGTGTTTTCATTATCGATTGTCAAACTAAGAATCCTCTTTGGTTAAGCCACCCAATTGACTTTCAACCTTTTTTTTCAgccaaaaatccaaaatttaaagTCTTAGTTAAGGATAGAGTGTTCAATTTaactttttggatttttaaaataagattaaataaaatagaaacatatattctatttcaacttttcatttatcatttttagagaaagagataaaattaattttttatttatatatttttttacacagAAAATCagatatacatttttttttatatttcactaatttttatttcatattatttactattatttcttaataaaatcaTCTTAAATATTGCCTATTTAGTTTGATACGAATTATTTATTTCCATTTCTCATTTTTACAACTTGTGCATTTCTCATTTTTACAACTTGTGCATATATGcgctttatttttcctttaaaaatttgtaaaaaactaaaaaaaaaatgttatattttatcaagtaatttctttaaaaagtaaaagtagaataaagataatattttgtttaattacttgtattttttttaaagccaGATGCATTCAGATTTCCTAATATTCTGTTGATGGAAGggaataatatatatgaaaaaaaaaaacagagagagatTTAAAGTTGAGTTACAAAACAAATAGAATATAATGAAAACTCATTAAGTCCTTGGACTGACTCAAAAGTGGAATTGGTCCACTTAACAAATTTCTCTgctaaatttaaattgttttgataaaaaaaaaaaaaagtagaacaATTGGagttttaaatgtattttagtGCTATTTATTACTCATTAGATTTGAACAGTCAAACATTAGGATAATAATTCCAGTTTTTGTGGCTGCATGAATTGGCAAATTCAGATTCATCATCCagttttttgaaatttttaaataatgtataaacATGCAatatgtgattttctttttcatacttCTGAAAGTAAATATCAACATAGAGTAAACCTTTAATATGGCTGCTGTAGTGTTACATTGCATAAGCAAAGAAACTTAAGGTTATGTtgacttgtttttaattttatatttagattttgtatgttatatttaaatatttttaatcttattttaaattatttgaaagtacattttctattattaaaaacGTGTTTTGTTAAAATAAGGTATCTTATTTAAATGTACTAATTGGTCCACATTTAGAAtgagatattattatatatatatatatatatatatatgagtaactatttaatatttaacaaatgatataataatgaataaatgaATCGCAAGTTGATTTTCAAAGTCCtttttatagttaaataaatatgGATGTTCTTGTGTTCATACCTTGGAAATGGAAATGTTGTCATATCTTAAAAATGAGTTGAATCTagcaaattcaaataaaacattcaAGGATGCAATGTATGGGTAAACAagaacaaacaataaataaaaggtaaaattgaaaaataaaagtggattaaagagaggaaataaaataatatccgTGCCTCTATTATAACTGCTTTAAAGAGATTTAATGAAGTTACccaaaacaagaataaaaaaagagataCTTACAATTCTCACAAGTTTTTAATGTGAAGCAAAAGCAAAACTATGTTAggtttatactatttttttaatgaagtaATTAGATACATTTACACACTTAacttctttattaaaaagatgTAGTTTAGTGCACCCATTTATGTAAATTgttcaattattaattagttaTAAATGAACTTATACATCACTTAGAACCttctaaaaacatttaaaagttttatatgcaaatgaaatagtataaatttaCTAGACAAAATATTATACATGTGAGATAATCGATAAGTAAACCATACAACTACTACATTATGCACTTCTATAAAAGTATGTACTAAAGAGTCATATATACACACTAACAAAAACTATAGtttgtcaaaagaaaaaatttatacaaaacatGATTTTATCCTAAACTATGTTGTTGTATCACTCTCACCCTGCACTTGAATAATATGGACATTTTTACTTGCTCACaccattaaaataatcattgcaaacaaaaaaaataaacaccGAAGAAATGGTAAACTAATATACCAAAAAGAACAATCATATAATAGGTATAATAGGTATAGAGATGTTAACACATATAGAACATTTATATCAACAATCCTAACACAATTTATTCATACAAAACTCGATCATCCgaatacatgtattgatataaAACTCTGATGAGTTATGCACTTATGTGAGATATTTATTGTTCTACAAAGCCATTGTAAATTAATTTCACCCTATCATACATAAGGTCAGTCCCTTAACATTTTTGACCAAGATAAAGTTCTTAAATTAGAACCTTGTACTCCTTTAATCATATACCACATCTTTCTCTACTTGACatttaattgttattaaaaCCACATGaactttcaatataaaattcatatattaatatctACATTACTGGAATCATCACAACATTTACCATAATCAGATTATCACTCCACAAAATCATCTtattatataagataaaagaaattgtaagagtaaatttaagtaatttttaaaaaaataattatttattaactttagtTAAGCAAGATAATAAGTATGGGAATCCCATTATACATAAACAAGACTTACATTTACTATAAATGGGATTGAGTAAGAGTAGGAGTATTTGCTAACAAGTGGGTACAAAATATACCTACTTATACTATATGATaccttctttttgttttttacttttcttatttttcaatttcctcTTAGTTTTACCTTGtgattatatgtatatatttacgAGTGTTCAATTAgaggaaataaataaagactataaataaaaatgaaatatgttaagaaaaaaaaacaaatataaaaatatttatttgtccGTGAAagtacaaatttatatataaaatatcttaagagaCCGTTTATGTTTAATAGTTATAACTATGTGAAAGTagtaaatataaagaaaagtatttttgcatacttcattaattttataaaggttaaatatatatttgatttataaattttgatgagaaattaaaacttatttatgtctaattttgatatattttagttgtgaaatttaaaaaaataaataattataatgttttaaaaattgagctaaaagaattatatatatttattttaaagtttgagaatgaaactatattaaatttaaaaaagaaattataactatttttttggTATGATTTATGAAATGTGAGGGAGAAAGCCTAAGAAAGTTGATGAATTTGGCAGTAGCTTCTGCCTTTCATCATTTACTTTTTGCATGCTTTCACTGCCATCAACATTTAATTCCCTATTCTCCTGCTTCTGACTCATATGTTACCCAGCAACTAAACTTCTAATCATATTTTCTGCAATCATCACCAAAGATTATAATTCTCTGCTTCATCATCCTTCAATAAAAAGCTTCGTCTTTCACGCTAACTGCATCAAACACTGCTTTTTGCATCATCTTccaattctctctttttcttctttctctataGTCTTTTATACATGAAAGgttattttagtctttaatgTTAGAATGGAGTGTCATTGGTAATGATTGGGTGCAGAAAGCAAAAGCCTGCTTTTGTTACAATCAAGTGCCCAGTTTCACTTTGGGTAAGATTACAAGGCTGAAATAGAAGGCCTGGTCTAAGGATCTTAGGAAAGGCCTTGAATTGAAAAGGGGCAGCATTTTAAAAAACGTACAATCCAAAATACACaattagaattataaaaataatattttagattttcaaaatacaaaataaaaaacgatttttttcattttatattttgaaatatacaattcagaaaaaaaaattatatttcaaattctaCCTTCTATAATATGAAAAGTTATGAAAGTACAGGTTGAAATTATGGAGTTGTAGGAAGAAGCTACCTTGAAAAGGAATCCTACAACCATGACCATTCACACATAAAACTATGTTGAATGGTAGTTAGGCCTGTAACTCCACATGTGACGTGAATTTGAATGGTAGTTGATGTTTGTACTATCTCACATGCATGTATACGCATGTCATTACGTGTTACCATTCCTTCAAGATCTCTCTGTTTAGAGTCTATCTGAATTTGCTCAGGTAGGTGACTCTACTTCTTCATcccttctctttttcattttattgcaATTATATCATCAAAGTAAACATATGTAATCAGTACCTCCCATTGTAGTGGCAAAAGACTACATATTTCATACAAAATCATGCAAAAAACTTGTATAGCTGATATTGGTTTCTATTATATCTCACTCTAATATGCATTATCAACTCCACAGCACACAGAATGGGTTCCAAATACAGTTTGGTTGCACTTTTCCTGTTACTTCTCCACCCTGTGGTTCTCTCAGGACCTACCAATGGGATAATTAGATTTGGATTGAAAAAGAACAAATTTGATGAAAGCAAAGTTCTCAAAAGGCATATTGGTGAAGAAGGAACAACATTGAGAGATGAAAATTCTGATGATATAAGTAATATTCGTTTAAAGAACTACATGAATGCTCAGTATTTTGGTCAGATTGGTATTGGTACTCCTCCTCAGAAATTTACTGTTATATTTGACACTGGAAGTTCCAATCTTTGGGTGCCTTCTTCCAAGTGTTACTTTTCAGTAAGTCTTCATTATTTCTCTCTATATATGGTGATTTAGATTTttaggaaagaagaaaaaactgtGATTTCATGTTGTGTGCAGGTTGCTTGCTATTTGCACTCAAGATACAAGTCAAGCCAATCTGCCACCTACAAGAGAAATGGTCAGACCCTCATTCTTTGTTGTTGGTTCATGAAAATTCTCTAGAAACACCGTGCCTTCTCATGAAAATTGCTTTTGCATGTAATTGCAAAAAGAatattaatgtattaaaatatcagTATTTTCTGCCATATGAATTTTGACATGATCAGTTATTGATCCTTTTACTTCGAGTGTCTGTATGATGTTTTTAAGGATTTCTTCCTTTGATATGCAGGGTCATCAGCTGAAATCCATTATGGAACTGGGCAAATTTCAGGTTTCTTTAGCCAGGACCATGTCAAGATTGGAGAGTTGAATGTATATGGCCAGGTAAATTTTCCTAAATGGACAACTCTGTACTATTCTTCAATTTAGTACTGTTTCATGAGTCTTCTTTATTCAACCTACCTGGCTTTAGGATTTTATTGAAGCAACAAGAGAACCTAGCCTCACATTTTTGGCAGCCAAATTTGATGGAATTTTGGGGTTAGGATTTCAAGAGATATCTGTTGGAAATGCTGCTCCCATCTGGTAAGTTGATGAATGCTTGTTATTTTATGATGTAGAATTTGACTAAAGTTTGAAGCATAAGTATTACATTTCAACTATCATATTCAACAACACCATATCTATCAACTAAGTAGATTCATTATTATCTGAATTTCTCCCTAAACTGAAAAAATTGCTTTGTCTGTGATTGACTGCTGCCACTCATAGGTATAATATGCTACATCAAAAGCTTGTAGCAGAACCAGTATTTTCATTCTGGTTAAACCGCAATACAGAAGAGGAACAGGGCGGAGAGATTGTATTTGGTGGAGTTGATTCAGATCATTACAAGGGTGAGCACACATATGTCCCAGTTACTCATAAAGGCTATTGGCAGGTAATTCATAATGAAACTACGTTAATATTTTGCTATTACATTTGCTTAATTTTGTTCCCTTTCAATTGCAGATTCAAATAGAAGATGTTCTAATTGATAACTTAACAACTGGTATGCATtacatataaacataaatagttagtaataTTCTTGAAAGTGGGGATATGGTTTAACCTTAATTTTTGATGAATCATATAAGATGCAAACTTCAATTTTTCAGGATTTTGTTCTGCCAAGTGCTCCGCAATTGTTGATTCTGGAACCTCTTTGTTGGCTGGTCCAACGGTAtgaaaaggaatttttttttactaagttgtttgaataaataattatatcattgaTCTATTTCTGATCAATGCATCAGTCTCTGCATATATACATCAACCTCTGGTCACTGGTGTGCAATGAGATGTGAAACTGATTCAAGTCTAAAAGTTGTATATTTTAGGGTGTCATTGCTCAAATCAACCACGCAATTGGAGCAGTTGGTCTTGTGAGTCAAGATTGCAAGGCAGTGGTTGCTCAATTTG
This DNA window, taken from Vigna radiata var. radiata cultivar VC1973A chromosome 5, Vradiata_ver6, whole genome shotgun sequence, encodes the following:
- the LOC106759815 gene encoding probable WRKY transcription factor 31, producing MARGGGLSIDSDPIGSFFPHNPVVLNSFPEDCNNNTGQQKWKLPPNMDATVNRNRSPSSSPNTNPTSTSTSTIPFQVNLTSDNKRPHIDEMDFFPNKTDHDRKNFASASTSTSAPPSLDHLLHTHHHSSTPAILELKVNTGLNLLTTNTASDHSMVDDETSTNSEEKRAKSEMVVLQAELERMKVENHRLRNMLDQVNTNYNALQMHLVSIMQEQKEEEGEQQVFDGKLDEEKQSGNGVLVPRQFMDLGLASNVDTNEPSHSSSVGRSQDLSKSPINNEVASKEFDTKKNGNASDEGFDQDKKEFGRANEREDSPSEGVAANTNVPKFSPPRNVDQAEATMRKARVSVRARSEAPMITDGCQWRKYGQKMAKGNPCPRAYYRCTMAAGCPVRKQVQRCAEDRSILITTYEGNHNHPLPPAAIAMAQTTSAAARMLLSGSMSSADGLMNGNFLTRTLLPCSSSMATISASAPFPTVTLDLTQSPNPLQFPKPPNQFQIPFPGVPHNFANSSASLLPQIFGQALYNQSKFSGLQMSQDADSSQLSNQSQRPPPHLADTVSAATAAIAADPNFTAALAAAITSIIGVAQPNNNTSTNNNGSTSNNTSNANITSNNNK
- the LOC106760823 gene encoding aspartic proteinase — translated: MGSKYSLVALFLLLLHPVVLSGPTNGIIRFGLKKNKFDESKVLKRHIGEEGTTLRDENSDDISNIRLKNYMNAQYFGQIGIGTPPQKFTVIFDTGSSNLWVPSSKCYFSVACYLHSRYKSSQSATYKRNGSSAEIHYGTGQISGFFSQDHVKIGELNVYGQDFIEATREPSLTFLAAKFDGILGLGFQEISVGNAAPIWYNMLHQKLVAEPVFSFWLNRNTEEEQGGEIVFGGVDSDHYKGEHTYVPVTHKGYWQIQIEDVLIDNLTTGFCSAKCSAIVDSGTSLLAGPTGVIAQINHAIGAVGLVSQDCKAVVAQFGKTILDKLINKALSQQICSQIGLCAFDGTKGVSKGIQSVVDKNIGKTSYSWNDAGCTACEMAVVWMKNRLRLNETEDQILDYANSLCDKLPSPNGESTVECSTLSKMPNVSFTIGGKVFELSPEQYILKVGKGATAQCISGFIALDIAPPRGPLWILGDIFMGRYHTVFDYGNMKVGFAESA